The following are encoded together in the Humulus lupulus chromosome 5, drHumLupu1.1, whole genome shotgun sequence genome:
- the LOC133778861 gene encoding LEAF RUST 10 DISEASE-RESISTANCE LOCUS RECEPTOR-LIKE PROTEIN KINASE-like 1.2 — MGNLLYLMIIPFLLFLTTTHAKSNPHCPPSSCDNIINITSPFRLNTDPKHCGYSHYELSCENNLTVLHIDPVKYFVQSINYANYTIRVVDSNVDRNNCSTFPSPTYFRRYKYFTKIIAILKCENPVVNSSDYIDTAPCNIGGSLASQYSETKTTTAADLYYYYVVDGGFKVSDLAIGCRTELRTFVSNQIVVNGRTTSYVDIHNHLAYGFELSWLNSDGGLCFINDSNERQCCK, encoded by the coding sequence ATGGGTAACCTTCTTTATCTTATGATCATCCCCTTCTTATTGTTCCTTACAACTACCCATGCAAAATCAAATCCTCATTGTCCACCTTCTTCTTGtgataatatcatcaacataactAGTCCTTTCCGACTTAACACCGATCCAAAACACTGTGGCTACTCTCATTATGAGCTTTCCTGCGAGAACAATCTTACTGTATTACACATAGATCCTGTCAAATACTTTGTGCAGTCAATCAATTATGCCAACTACACAATTCGAGTTGTGGACTCCAATGTTGACAGGAACAATTGCTCCACCTTTCCATCTCCAACATATTTTCGTCGCTACAAGTACTTTACAAAGATTATAGCAATCTTGAAATGTGAGAATCCAGTAGTGAATTCCTCTGATTATATAGACACCGCTCCTTGCAACATTGGTGGTTCTTTAGCCTCCCAATATTCCGAAACCaaaactactactgctgctgatctttattattattatgtggtCGATGGTGGCTTTAAGGTTTCTGATTTGGCGATTGGGTGCCGCACGGAGCTAAGGACCTTCGTATCGAATCAGATAGTGGTGAATGGGAGGACTACTTCTTATGTGGACATTCACAACCACCTTGCTTATGGCTTTGAGCTTTCATGGTTGAACTCAGATGGGGGTCTCTGCTTCATCAACGATTCCAACGAGAGGCAATGTTGTAAGTAG
- the LOC133834485 gene encoding uncharacterized protein LOC133834485, with protein sequence MGNLLYLMIISFLLFLTTTHAKSNHYCPPSSCGDITNITTPFRLNTDPKHCGYSPFELSCENNLTVLYSNSVKYFVRSINYANHTIRIVHPNLNKTNCSSLPNNNQGELDSFKGFSSYGINLFETKTIVFLKCESRVNSSDYIDTAPCNIGGSLASQYSETKTTTAADLYYYYVVDGGFKVSDLAIGCRTELRTFVSNQIVVNGRTTSYVDIHNHLAYGFELSWLNSYINDGGLCFINDSNERQCFLWDWASPLKTFLDIMGFLTPGLGKTKGCLEILVKNVQRNYLGAKFWHFVVASVNFAAAKCVQPAT encoded by the exons ATGGGTAACCTTCTTTATCTTATGATCATCTCCTTCTTATTGTTCCTTACAACTACCCATGCAAAATCAAATCATTATTGTCCACCTTCTTCTTGTGGTGATATCACCAACATAACCACTCCTTTCCGACTTAACACCGATCCAAAACACTGTGGCTACTCCCCTTTTGAGCTTTCTTGCGAGAACAATCTTACGGTATTATACTCAAATTCTGTGAAATATTTCGTGAGGTCAATCAATTATGCCAATCACACCATTAGAATTGTGCACCCCAATCTTAACAAAACCAATTGCTCCTCTCTCCCAAATAACAATCAGGGAGAATTAGATTCGTTCAAAGGTTTCAGCTCTTACGGCATCAACTTGTTCGAAACAAAGACAATAGTTTTCTTGAAATGTGAGAGTCGAGTAAATTCCTCTGATTATATAGACACTGCTCCTTGCAACATTGGTGGTTCTTTAGCCTCCCAATATTCCGAAACCaaaactactactgctgctgatctttattattattatgtggtCGATGGTGGCTTTAAGGTTTCTGATTTGGCGATTGGGTGCCGCACGGAGCTAAGGACCTTCGTATCGAATCAGATAGTGGTGAATGGGAGGACTACTTCTTATGTGGACATTCACAACCACCTTGCTTATGGCTTTGAGCTTTCATGGTTGAACTCATATATCAACGATGGGGGTCTCTGCTTCATCAACGATTCCAACGAGAGGCAATGTT TTTTGTGGGATTGGGCTTCACCATTAA AGACTTTCTTGGACATAATGGGCTTTTTAACACCTGGGCTAG GCAAAACCAAAGGATGCTTGGAAATCTTAGTGAAAAATGTGCAAAGAAATTATCTTGGAGCTAAATTCTGGCACTTTGTTGTAGcatcagtcaactttgctgcagcaaagtgtgtGCAGCCAGCAACATAA
- the LOC133834484 gene encoding rust resistance kinase Lr10-like codes for MTYLLLGQGLKFILGTPFVVAFLVYKWRRRHLSMYNSIEEFLRTQNNLTPIRYSFREIKKMTQNFKNKLGEGGYGSVFKGKLRSGRIVAVKILSNSKGNGQDFINEIATIGRIHHVNVVHLIGFCVHSSKHALVYDFMANGSLEKYIFSQEGVISLSCKKFFEISLGVARGIEYIHQGCYMQILHFDIKPHNILLDENFIPKVSDFGLARLCPLEKNNISLTAARGTLGYIAPELFYKNIGGVSNKADVYSFGMLLMEMAGKRKNIDAVAENTSQIYFPSWAHDQLSEGKNVDVATTDTDGENSKIIKKMIIVALWCIQLKPSDRPTMNKVIEFLEGEVECLQMPPKPSLCELEKPIEHVQETLYSV; via the exons ATGACCTACTTACTACTTGGGCAGG GACTAAAATTTATATTGGGGACTCCATTTGTAGTTGCCTTTTTAGTCTATAAATGGCGAAGGCGTCATTTATCAATGTATAATTCTATTGAGGAGTTTCTTCGTACACAGAATAATCTCACACCTATAAGATACTCATTCAGAGAGATAAAAAAGATGACCCAAAATTTCAAGAACAAATTAGGTGAAGGAGGTTATGGTTCTGTATTCAAAGGAAAGCTTCGTAGTGGTCGTATTGTTGCAGTTAAGATATTGAGTAATTCCAAAGGAAATGGGCAAGATTTCATCAATGAAATTGCTACAATTGGAAGAATTCATCATGTTAATGTTGTTCATTTGATAGGCTTCTGTGTCCACTCCTCAAAGCATGCTCTTGTGTATGATTTCATGGCTAATGGATCTttggaaaaatatatattttctcaagAAGGAGTTATCTCCTTAAGTTGcaagaaattttttgaaatttcaCTTGGTGTGGCACGTGGAATTGAGTACATACACCAAGGATGTTACATGCAAATTTTACACTTTGATATTAAACCCCACAACATTCTTTTGGATGAAAATTTTATTCCAAAAGTTTCTGATTTTGGGTTAGCAAGATTGTGCCcattagaaaaaaataatatatcccTAACTGCAGCAAGAGGAACCTTAGGATATATAGCACCAGAgctattttacaaaaatattggAGGAGTTTCTAACAAAGCTGATGTGTATAGTTTTGGAATGTTATTGATGGAAATGGCaggtaaaagaaaaaatatagatGCAGTTGCAGAAAATACTAGCCAGATTTACTTTCCTTCATGGGCACATGATCAATTAAGTGAAGGAAAAAATGTAGACGTAGCAACAACAGATACAGATGgggaaaattcaaaaattataaagaaGATGATTATAGTAGCATTATGGTGTATACAACTAAAGCCAAGTGATCGCCCTACAATGAACAAAGTCATAGAATTTCTTGAAGGAGAAGTTGAATGTCTACAAATGCCTCCTAAGCCTTCCCTATGTGAACTAGAGAAGCCGATTGAGCATGTTCAAGAAACATTGTATTCAGTTTAG